From the Oleiharenicola lentus genome, one window contains:
- a CDS encoding amidohydrolase family protein, which yields MKINARLRLLLLACLLAPALRAAETLAILGDTVHTLTGAPLTNGVVLLRDGKIEAVGPAATLPVPAGYRVVRAAVVTPGLIDAHGTVGLSGLLNQPHDQDMLERSAAIQPELRAIDAYNAKDPLVAWVRSFGVTTVNTGHAPRALVSGQTMIVKTFGRTTDEDVIVPAAMTSVTLGADGLAQGDGAGPGAPGKSPGNRSKAIAMLRAELIKTQEYARKLAAKDETKRPDRDLKYETLLRALDGSQPLLVTANRHQDILSALRVAQEFNLRIILDGCADALLVLPEIKASGFPVIVHPTMQRSFGDMENLSMETAAKLHAAGVPIALQSSYEAYVPKTRVVLFEAAEAAAQGLGFEAALASITRGAARILGIDSRTGALAAGLDADLALFDGDPFEYTTHCTGTIIGGRLYAP from the coding sequence ATGAAAATTAACGCCCGACTCCGTCTCCTCCTGCTCGCCTGCCTCCTCGCGCCGGCGCTGCGCGCGGCCGAAACCCTCGCCATCCTCGGCGACACGGTGCACACGCTCACGGGCGCGCCGCTGACAAACGGCGTCGTCCTGCTGCGCGACGGCAAGATCGAGGCGGTGGGCCCCGCCGCGACGCTGCCGGTTCCCGCGGGCTACCGCGTGGTCCGCGCGGCGGTTGTCACGCCGGGCCTCATCGATGCCCACGGCACCGTCGGCCTGTCCGGGCTGCTCAATCAGCCGCACGACCAGGACATGCTGGAGCGGTCCGCCGCCATCCAGCCCGAGTTGCGCGCCATCGACGCCTACAACGCCAAGGATCCCCTCGTCGCCTGGGTGCGATCCTTCGGCGTCACCACCGTCAACACGGGCCATGCCCCCCGCGCGCTGGTCTCCGGCCAGACCATGATCGTGAAGACCTTCGGCCGGACGACCGACGAGGATGTGATCGTCCCTGCCGCCATGACCTCCGTCACGCTCGGCGCCGACGGCCTGGCGCAGGGCGACGGTGCCGGCCCGGGCGCACCCGGCAAGTCGCCCGGCAACCGCTCGAAGGCCATTGCCATGCTGCGCGCGGAACTCATCAAGACGCAGGAATACGCGCGCAAGCTCGCGGCCAAGGATGAGACCAAGCGTCCGGACCGTGACCTCAAGTATGAAACCCTGCTGCGCGCCCTCGACGGCAGCCAGCCGCTGCTCGTGACCGCCAACCGCCACCAGGACATCCTGTCGGCCCTGCGCGTCGCCCAGGAATTCAACCTCCGCATCATCCTTGATGGCTGCGCCGACGCCCTGCTGGTGCTCCCGGAAATCAAGGCCAGCGGCTTTCCCGTCATTGTCCATCCCACGATGCAGCGCAGTTTCGGGGACATGGAAAACCTCAGCATGGAGACAGCCGCGAAGCTGCATGCCGCGGGCGTGCCGATCGCCCTGCAGAGCAGTTATGAGGCCTACGTGCCGAAAACCCGGGTTGTGCTCTTTGAGGCCGCCGAGGCCGCCGCCCAGGGGCTGGGCTTCGAGGCCGCGCTTGCGAGCATCACGCGCGGTGCCGCCCGAATCCTCGGGATAGACAGCCGCACCGGTGCGCTGGCCGCAGGCCTCGATGCCGATTTGGCCCTCTTCGACGGCGATCCTTTCGAGTACACCACCCATTGCACCGGCACCATCATCGGCGGCCGGCTCTATGCCCCCTGA
- a CDS encoding DUF4440 domain-containing protein: MNRKEFLTGAGAMAGVAFLPASLQAATAEEAEEIRAFVREVYRVYSVTMDPVAYRALLAEGYLLLEHGEIMTVDQDVAALPKPENDFKRTDGFEFHQVKAAGDMAWAVYTLRSDIYDSKRGARHRDYLESMVLRRSGKGWQVALLHSTRIEPARK; the protein is encoded by the coding sequence ATGAATCGCAAGGAATTCCTCACGGGTGCGGGGGCGATGGCGGGCGTGGCGTTCCTGCCGGCGTCGCTACAGGCGGCCACCGCAGAGGAGGCGGAGGAGATTCGAGCCTTCGTGCGCGAGGTCTATCGGGTCTACTCTGTGACCATGGACCCTGTCGCCTACCGGGCCTTGCTGGCCGAGGGCTACCTGCTGCTGGAACATGGCGAAATCATGACCGTCGATCAGGACGTCGCGGCCCTGCCCAAGCCCGAGAACGATTTCAAGCGGACCGATGGCTTTGAGTTTCACCAAGTGAAGGCGGCGGGGGACATGGCTTGGGCCGTCTACACGCTCCGGTCAGACATCTATGACAGCAAGCGGGGTGCACGCCATCGCGACTACCTGGAGAGCATGGTGCTGCGTCGCTCCGGCAAGGGCTGGCAGGTGGCGCTCCTGCATTCGACGCGGATCGAACCGGCGAGGAAGTAA
- a CDS encoding amidohydrolase family protein — protein MTIRFFGSLVTGVVLSLVLTAQEKPQVFRGAQIFPIAGEPLADGVLVVSAGKIVAVGATGQVSIPADAVIHDMSGKVLMPGLVDSHSHIGGASGGDASSPLQPETRVLDSIDARDASIQKAQAGGVTTVNVMPGSGHLISGQTLYLKLREAGTVNGLLIELPDGSVAGGLKMANGTNSIKASPFPGTRGKSAALVRAQYIKAQEYRTKVRNANGDPEKAPPRDLALEKLVEVLDGRRIVHHHSHRADDIVTVLRIAREFGYTPVLHHVSDGWAVAEEIAAARAPCSVIIVDSPGGKLETKDLDWRTPAILEKAGVLVGLHTDDGILDSRRFLRSAGLAVRAGMTRQGALAAVTLANATMLGLDKRVGSLEPGKDADFIVLSGDPLSVYTHVEQTWVEGRMVFDRSDPADHLQAVGGPGAGESRRAHLCCYTSAWDLIQAAQGGAQ, from the coding sequence ATGACTATCCGCTTTTTCGGAAGCCTCGTGACCGGAGTTGTGCTGTCCCTTGTCCTCACGGCTCAGGAAAAACCTCAGGTCTTCCGCGGCGCCCAGATTTTTCCGATCGCCGGGGAACCCTTGGCCGACGGGGTGCTCGTGGTTTCTGCCGGCAAGATTGTCGCAGTCGGAGCAACCGGCCAGGTGTCCATTCCCGCCGACGCCGTCATTCATGATATGTCCGGCAAGGTCCTGATGCCGGGACTCGTCGACTCCCACAGTCACATCGGCGGTGCCAGCGGGGGCGACGCCTCGAGTCCGCTTCAGCCGGAGACACGCGTGCTTGATTCCATCGACGCCCGCGATGCCTCGATTCAAAAAGCGCAGGCCGGCGGGGTCACCACCGTCAACGTCATGCCTGGCTCCGGCCATCTCATCAGCGGTCAGACGCTTTATCTCAAGCTCCGCGAGGCGGGCACGGTGAACGGGCTCCTCATCGAGCTGCCCGACGGCTCCGTCGCCGGCGGCCTCAAGATGGCCAACGGCACCAACTCCATCAAGGCGAGCCCCTTTCCGGGCACGCGCGGCAAATCTGCGGCGTTGGTCCGCGCGCAATACATCAAGGCGCAGGAATACCGCACCAAGGTCCGCAATGCCAATGGTGACCCGGAAAAGGCGCCGCCGCGCGACCTCGCGCTGGAAAAACTCGTCGAGGTCCTCGACGGCCGGCGCATCGTCCATCACCACTCCCACCGGGCCGACGACATCGTCACCGTCCTGCGCATCGCCCGGGAGTTCGGCTACACTCCCGTGCTGCACCATGTGAGCGACGGCTGGGCCGTGGCGGAGGAAATCGCGGCGGCCCGGGCACCCTGCTCGGTCATCATCGTGGACTCCCCGGGCGGCAAGCTGGAGACGAAGGACCTCGACTGGCGCACACCCGCCATCCTCGAAAAGGCCGGCGTGCTCGTCGGGCTGCACACCGACGATGGGATCCTCGACTCGCGCCGGTTCCTCCGCTCGGCCGGGCTGGCCGTGCGCGCCGGCATGACCCGCCAGGGCGCGCTCGCGGCCGTCACCCTCGCCAACGCCACCATGCTCGGCCTGGACAAGCGCGTGGGCTCGCTCGAGCCCGGCAAGGATGCCGACTTCATCGTGCTCTCCGGCGATCCGCTGAGCGTCTACACGCACGTGGAGCAGACCTGGGTCGAGGGCCGGATGGTCTTCGACCGCTCCGACCCGGCCGATCATTTGCAGGCGGTTGGAGGACCGGGCGCCGGCGAGTCCCGCCGCGCCCACCTTTGCTGCTACACCAGCGCCTGGGACTTGATCCAGGCCGCCCAGGGAGGTGCCCAATGA